From Verrucomicrobiia bacterium, the proteins below share one genomic window:
- the recN gene encoding DNA repair protein RecN — protein MLSRLAISNFGLVEALELDFEPGLTVITGETGAGKSLLVGALGLLLGEKGSAELVRTAESRAVVEGFFSGLPADIRLLLDEGGVEPEAELVLRRELNADGGSRAFANGRGITAGLLRRLGGFLVDFHGQHEHQSLLVAANHRYLFDRVVLPEQSLSTLAEAYARLRQKQKVWYEFVNQRKLKPEEAELLAFQIQEIRAAGLSDGEEAKLAVERKILENVEKLRLSLESALSILDEGEVAARMQMAAALKELKRGETLDANFADWASRLESVSAELGEIIRDADRYRSNLDASPERLMEVLDRLDLYQKLKKKYGDTVAAVHEFQAVAEARLAAYTSQKSFEQNYLTELHEAEREYLEEAKKLSEQRQKAVPKFVQELSAQLRDLSLKDTRFDVRFSVKESKEGIDWNGSKVGYDESGFDQVEFFFSANPGEEPKPLAKTASGGELSRLMLALKLLAAGKDQPATLVFDEIDQGLGGDTAYRVGEKLLQAAGDYQVFCITHLQQIAALANHHFLVSKEKNGSRNLVKVAKLSESARKAEIARMLAGSKAGEAALKQAEEMLVGQRGLKKPPLAAKPSKGR, from the coding sequence GTGCTTTCCCGCCTTGCCATTTCCAACTTTGGCCTCGTCGAGGCCTTGGAGCTGGACTTTGAACCCGGTCTGACCGTTATCACCGGCGAGACGGGGGCAGGGAAATCGCTTTTGGTCGGGGCGCTTGGTTTATTATTGGGAGAAAAGGGTTCCGCCGAGCTGGTTCGCACCGCGGAATCCCGCGCCGTGGTTGAAGGATTCTTTTCCGGGTTGCCAGCCGATATACGACTTCTGCTTGATGAAGGGGGTGTCGAGCCGGAAGCCGAGCTGGTTTTGCGCCGCGAACTGAATGCAGATGGCGGCTCCCGCGCTTTTGCCAACGGCCGCGGAATTACGGCCGGTCTTCTGCGCCGTTTAGGGGGCTTTCTGGTTGACTTTCACGGCCAGCACGAACACCAATCGCTTCTTGTCGCCGCCAACCACCGTTACCTCTTTGACCGGGTTGTTTTACCGGAACAATCCCTCTCGACGCTTGCCGAAGCGTATGCCCGGTTGAGACAGAAGCAAAAGGTTTGGTACGAGTTTGTCAATCAGCGCAAATTGAAGCCCGAAGAGGCGGAACTTTTAGCTTTTCAGATTCAGGAAATCCGGGCAGCCGGTTTGTCCGATGGGGAAGAAGCCAAACTTGCTGTCGAAAGAAAAATTCTTGAAAATGTCGAGAAACTCCGGCTATCGCTTGAAAGTGCGCTTTCCATTTTGGATGAGGGGGAAGTGGCTGCCCGGATGCAAATGGCCGCCGCTTTGAAAGAGCTCAAACGGGGGGAGACGCTGGATGCGAATTTTGCCGATTGGGCCAGCCGCCTTGAGTCCGTATCCGCCGAATTGGGGGAGATAATTCGGGATGCTGACCGTTACCGTTCCAATCTGGACGCTTCCCCGGAGCGGTTGATGGAGGTTTTGGACCGGCTCGACCTGTATCAAAAACTGAAAAAGAAGTACGGCGATACGGTGGCCGCCGTTCACGAATTTCAAGCTGTCGCCGAAGCTCGGCTGGCTGCTTATACCTCTCAAAAATCCTTTGAACAAAACTACCTGACGGAGTTGCACGAGGCGGAAAGGGAATACCTGGAAGAGGCCAAAAAACTTTCCGAACAACGCCAGAAGGCCGTTCCAAAATTCGTCCAGGAGCTTTCCGCCCAGCTTCGGGATTTGTCTCTCAAGGATACCCGTTTTGACGTCCGTTTCAGTGTAAAGGAATCAAAAGAAGGAATTGACTGGAACGGGTCGAAAGTCGGGTATGATGAGAGCGGCTTTGACCAGGTGGAATTCTTCTTTTCCGCCAATCCAGGCGAGGAACCCAAACCGCTGGCCAAAACCGCCTCCGGCGGGGAGCTTTCCCGCTTGATGCTGGCTTTAAAACTTTTGGCCGCCGGGAAGGATCAACCGGCCACCTTGGTTTTCGACGAAATCGACCAAGGTCTGGGAGGGGACACGGCCTATAGGGTGGGAGAGAAGCTATTACAGGCCGCCGGAGATTATCAGGTGTTTTGCATCACCCACTTACAGCAAATCGCGGCGTTAGCGAACCATCATTTTCTGGTCTCCAAAGAGAAGAACGGCTCGCGGAACCTGGTCAAAGTCGCCAAGCTGTCCGAGTCGGCACGCAAGGCGGAAATTGCCCGGATGCTGGCGGGTTCCAAGGCCGGGGAGGCCGCTTTAAAACAGGCCGAAGAAATGCTCGTTGGCCAGAGGGGTCTAAAAAAGCCGCCTTTGGCGGCTAAACCTTCAAAAGGAAGATAG
- a CDS encoding S41 family peptidase: MYITRLGVKEDKMQENKFYKLLLVFVVFLSLGIIWVVGQSEATAPNSSPEIAQSDTLRIETGDRGTIRLSPETIYSSVKIFNDVAIQIKNRYMDDVESRNLILSGIRGMLDDLDPFSVLMERKPYEDLMETTQGRYEGLGMQIDSRDNVITIITPIEGTPAYRMGFRAGDKIIEIDGKSTVNMATEDASRLMRGPAGTTVHLKIQREGVPGYLDFDVQRAVIEIKTVPYAGIMDGGIGYIRLSRFGEDSPREIKQALEDLKQKGAKGVIFDLRSNGGGLLEQSVEIANLFLEKDRLIVYTLGQDVDEKRTYISRDEPVFKDGPLVVLVDDQTASASEIVAGALQDWDRGVVIGDTTYGKGLVQQVFPVQGTNDYFLKLTTARYFTPSGRSIQKPEKSKKHPKPIASLNGTDAPAPVEHPTFKTQNGRTVIGSGGIVPDVAMSRETWRPLEFNLERQMMFFDFAVQYTSKHPNLPADFPVTDQMIEEFRQFVKSKDFTYKTGFEVEMDSLKAQAEREGRKEALAPYFEQMKAAMVAEKEKDFDASKDYIRRALKREILLKLYSQKGYYEQAVFKDDPFVKKASEILNNKVEYEKLLKPSQKKG; encoded by the coding sequence GTGTATATAACCCGGTTGGGCGTGAAAGAGGATAAAATGCAGGAGAATAAGTTCTACAAGTTGCTTCTGGTCTTCGTAGTTTTTCTATCCCTCGGAATCATCTGGGTGGTCGGCCAGAGCGAGGCGACTGCCCCAAATTCCTCTCCCGAAATTGCCCAGTCAGACACCCTGCGGATTGAAACCGGCGACCGTGGAACCATCCGCCTTTCCCCGGAGACGATTTACAGTTCGGTAAAAATCTTCAACGATGTCGCCATCCAGATTAAAAACCGCTACATGGACGATGTCGAATCCCGCAATCTTATCCTTTCCGGCATCCGCGGGATGCTGGACGATTTGGACCCCTTCTCCGTTTTGATGGAGCGAAAGCCGTACGAAGATTTGATGGAAACCACCCAGGGGCGTTACGAAGGGCTGGGGATGCAAATCGACTCCCGGGACAACGTTATTACCATCATCACCCCCATCGAGGGAACGCCGGCCTACCGGATGGGTTTTCGCGCGGGGGACAAAATCATTGAAATCGACGGCAAATCAACCGTCAACATGGCCACGGAAGATGCCTCCCGCTTGATGCGGGGCCCCGCCGGCACCACCGTTCACCTGAAAATCCAGCGGGAAGGAGTTCCGGGGTATTTGGACTTTGACGTCCAGCGGGCGGTGATTGAAATAAAAACCGTCCCCTATGCCGGGATTATGGACGGCGGTATCGGCTATATCCGGCTTTCCCGCTTTGGGGAAGACAGTCCACGGGAGATCAAGCAGGCGTTGGAGGACTTGAAGCAGAAGGGGGCCAAGGGGGTAATCTTTGACCTGCGCTCCAACGGGGGCGGTCTTTTGGAGCAATCGGTGGAAATCGCCAATCTCTTTTTGGAAAAAGACCGTCTGATTGTCTATACCCTCGGGCAGGACGTGGATGAAAAGCGCACCTACATTTCGCGCGACGAACCGGTGTTCAAGGACGGCCCGCTCGTGGTTTTGGTGGACGATCAGACCGCCTCCGCTTCCGAAATCGTGGCCGGCGCCCTGCAGGATTGGGATCGGGGGGTGGTCATCGGCGATACGACTTACGGCAAGGGGCTGGTTCAACAGGTTTTTCCGGTGCAGGGGACCAACGACTACTTTTTGAAGCTGACAACGGCCCGCTACTTTACCCCCTCCGGCCGTTCCATCCAGAAGCCGGAGAAGTCAAAGAAGCACCCCAAGCCGATTGCTTCGCTGAACGGCACGGACGCCCCGGCCCCGGTGGAGCACCCGACTTTCAAGACCCAAAACGGACGCACCGTTATCGGTTCCGGCGGCATCGTGCCGGACGTTGCCATGTCCCGTGAAACCTGGAGACCGCTTGAATTCAACCTGGAACGGCAGATGATGTTCTTTGATTTTGCCGTGCAATACACCAGCAAGCATCCGAACCTGCCGGCCGATTTCCCGGTCACGGATCAAATGATTGAGGAGTTCCGCCAGTTCGTCAAAAGCAAGGACTTTACCTACAAGACCGGCTTTGAAGTCGAAATGGATTCCTTGAAAGCCCAGGCCGAGCGGGAAGGGCGGAAGGAGGCCCTGGCCCCCTACTTTGAGCAGATGAAAGCTGCAATGGTGGCCGAAAAGGAGAAGGATTTTGATGCCAGCAAGGATTACATCCGCCGGGCTTTGAAGCGGGAGATTTTGCTGAAGCTCTACAGCCAAAAGGGGTACTACGAGCAGGCGGTTTTTAAGGATGACCCGTTCGTCAAGAAGGCGTCGGAAATCTTGAACAACAAGGTCGAATACGAAAAGTTGCTTAAACCAAGCCAGAAAAAGGGGTAG
- a CDS encoding DUF4384 domain-containing protein, giving the protein MTLELMTDRIHRALAERGGYYLSLLGLKEEKPAQKRKPKAYHRKEKFMKKLFLIFLIGLGMTAKVWADDDDDYAPNRIVPGPREPLEIELWADRENEDTYYEGEKITLYFRTNRDAYVALYNIDSRGHVFLLHPERPGEARFVRGGVTYELPDRRDDYDLWVTGPQGVEFVQAVASTRPFELPDNWPSYYRGTRAPSRNYSSPVQVDDEDIEEFIYDLNSRLIPIKRYPDDCAEDLFTFYVKPRPHTVYAPVVYDYGWCDFDYPYGSEIWIDGVYCGVAPIYGWRLYPGTHIVRVYQPGCPPYVRHIYVYPKRRFSVNFSVSFHFGYRNYRYYRYYYPYTYFCLISPDYRYKYRHHHYGDSRYRDVIRKDVRFKTWVSRDDDRDWGKSKLLGTVVREKSHRDDGKAVVDRRETKKRSTIREVIERNRDGGREKIRSRGSDREKVSSREGKKSKSVYEAWDEARKEQVERSEGSRKDRDDGEAREKVRYRNWEEGKKDRSSGNRDDGERFEGGKKERSSGSYEESRKKERPSRQSDEPRQVERSKRESSRSSEPAKVERSKRDGGNEGRSRGSSKKGRDD; this is encoded by the coding sequence ATGACACTCGAACTGATGACCGACCGGATTCACCGGGCGCTTGCGGAGCGGGGAGGATACTACCTCTCCCTCCTCGGTTTGAAAGAAGAAAAACCGGCGCAAAAAAGAAAGCCGAAAGCGTATCATAGAAAGGAGAAGTTTATGAAAAAGCTATTCTTGATATTCCTGATAGGACTGGGAATGACGGCCAAGGTTTGGGCGGATGATGACGACGACTACGCCCCTAACCGCATCGTTCCGGGGCCGCGCGAACCGCTCGAAATCGAGCTCTGGGCGGACCGGGAAAACGAAGACACCTATTACGAAGGGGAAAAAATCACCCTCTACTTCCGCACGAACCGGGATGCCTACGTGGCGCTCTATAACATCGATTCCCGCGGTCACGTTTTCCTGCTTCATCCGGAGCGTCCGGGCGAGGCGCGGTTTGTCCGCGGCGGGGTGACCTATGAACTGCCGGATCGGCGGGATGATTATGATTTGTGGGTAACCGGCCCGCAAGGAGTGGAGTTCGTGCAGGCCGTGGCCTCCACGCGGCCGTTCGAGCTGCCGGACAACTGGCCCTCCTATTACCGCGGCACGCGCGCCCCGAGCCGGAACTACTCCTCCCCCGTGCAGGTGGATGACGAGGACATCGAGGAGTTCATCTACGACCTGAACAGCCGGCTCATACCCATCAAGCGCTATCCGGACGACTGCGCCGAAGACTTGTTCACCTTTTACGTCAAACCGCGGCCGCACACGGTGTATGCCCCGGTGGTGTATGACTACGGCTGGTGCGACTTTGATTATCCCTACGGCTCGGAAATCTGGATTGACGGGGTTTACTGCGGCGTGGCGCCGATCTACGGATGGCGGCTCTACCCCGGCACGCACATTGTGCGGGTGTACCAGCCCGGCTGCCCTCCGTACGTGCGGCACATCTACGTCTATCCCAAACGCCGGTTTTCGGTCAACTTCTCGGTAAGCTTCCACTTCGGCTACCGGAACTACCGCTATTACCGGTACTACTACCCCTACACCTACTTCTGCCTCATTTCGCCGGACTACCGGTACAAGTACCGCCATCATCACTATGGCGACAGCCGTTACCGGGACGTCATTCGCAAGGACGTTCGTTTCAAGACCTGGGTTTCGAGGGATGACGACCGGGACTGGGGAAAATCAAAACTCTTGGGCACGGTGGTACGGGAAAAATCCCATCGCGACGACGGCAAGGCGGTGGTTGACCGCCGCGAAACCAAAAAACGCTCCACCATCCGCGAGGTGATTGAAAGAAACCGGGACGGCGGGCGCGAGAAAATCCGTTCCCGGGGCTCCGACCGGGAAAAAGTGAGCTCCCGCGAAGGGAAGAAATCCAAGTCGGTCTACGAGGCCTGGGATGAAGCCCGTAAAGAGCAGGTGGAGCGCTCCGAAGGAAGCCGGAAGGATCGCGATGACGGAGAAGCAAGGGAAAAAGTCCGTTACCGGAACTGGGAGGAAGGGAAGAAAGACCGCTCCTCCGGCAACCGGGATGACGGGGAACGCTTTGAAGGAGGCAAGAAGGAGCGCTCCTCCGGAAGCTATGAGGAAAGCCGCAAAAAGGAGCGTCCTTCCAGACAGTCGGACGAGCCCCGGCAGGTGGAAAGAAGCAAAAGGGAATCCAGCCGTTCATCCGAACCGGCCAAAGTGGAGCGCTCCAAGCGCGACGGCGGCAACGAAGGCCGCTCCCGCGGCTCCTCCAAAAAAGGGCGTGACGATTGA
- a CDS encoding sigma-54 dependent transcriptional regulator, giving the protein MSKGHLLIVDDEAPQREMLAGFLKREGYAVTVCERPSEGIKAAEEKLFDLALLDLRMPEMNGIELLVKLKEMNPELVVIVITAFGTVETAVEALKKGAFHYLTKPVSLEELTVALQKAREGQLLLAENKFLKETIEAGYKDELILGKSEKIKEVLSLVARVAKSNSTVLILGESGTGKELVARAIHRLSSRAQKSFVALNSAALPETLLESELFGFEKGAFTGAVKSKPGKLEMASGGTFFLDEIGDLPLPLQAKLLRVLETQEIERLGATGTVKIDVRFLAATHQNLEEKVKAKTFREDLYYRLNVVSIKIPPLRERREDIAVLAEHFIRKFSSQMGKPFPILSRVAFEAMLAYGWPGNVRELENALERAVLLARGEQINVEDLKLKSETPPAAVPSSTSDDSLEPLEELEKRHIRKVLESVGWNFSRAAEVLGIHRNTLRLKIREYGISENPE; this is encoded by the coding sequence ATGAGCAAAGGACATCTTCTAATCGTTGACGATGAGGCCCCCCAGCGGGAAATGCTGGCGGGGTTTTTGAAACGGGAGGGGTACGCCGTCACTGTCTGCGAGCGGCCTTCGGAAGGAATAAAGGCGGCCGAAGAAAAACTTTTCGACTTGGCCCTGCTTGATTTGCGGATGCCGGAGATGAACGGCATTGAGCTTTTGGTCAAACTCAAGGAGATGAACCCGGAGCTCGTGGTGATTGTCATCACCGCCTTCGGAACGGTGGAAACGGCGGTGGAGGCCTTGAAAAAAGGGGCGTTCCATTACTTGACCAAGCCGGTTTCTCTGGAGGAGCTGACCGTCGCCTTGCAAAAAGCGCGCGAGGGGCAGCTCCTCCTGGCGGAAAACAAGTTTCTCAAAGAAACAATCGAAGCGGGCTACAAGGATGAGCTGATTCTGGGAAAATCGGAAAAGATTAAAGAGGTTTTGAGCTTGGTGGCACGGGTGGCGAAATCAAATTCCACCGTGTTGATTCTTGGCGAATCCGGCACGGGCAAGGAACTGGTGGCCCGCGCCATTCACCGGCTTTCATCCCGGGCACAGAAATCGTTTGTGGCCTTGAATTCGGCCGCCCTGCCGGAGACGCTTTTGGAATCGGAGCTTTTCGGCTTTGAAAAAGGGGCCTTCACCGGAGCGGTGAAATCCAAGCCGGGAAAGCTTGAGATGGCCTCCGGCGGTACTTTTTTCCTGGATGAAATTGGCGACCTGCCCCTTCCCCTTCAAGCCAAGCTTTTACGCGTCTTGGAAACACAGGAGATTGAGCGGCTGGGAGCGACCGGGACGGTAAAAATCGACGTTCGCTTCTTGGCGGCGACCCATCAGAATTTGGAAGAAAAGGTGAAAGCCAAAACCTTCCGGGAAGACCTGTATTACCGGCTCAACGTGGTCAGCATCAAAATCCCTCCCTTGCGGGAACGTCGGGAGGATATTGCCGTTCTGGCCGAGCATTTTATCCGCAAGTTTTCCTCCCAAATGGGAAAGCCCTTCCCAATTCTAAGCCGGGTGGCGTTCGAGGCGATGCTCGCCTACGGCTGGCCGGGGAATGTGCGGGAGCTGGAAAACGCCTTGGAGCGGGCCGTGCTTCTGGCGCGGGGGGAGCAGATTAATGTCGAAGACCTGAAGCTCAAAAGTGAAACGCCCCCAGCGGCGGTTCCTTCTTCCACCTCGGATGACAGTTTGGAGCCCTTGGAGGAATTGGAAAAGCGGCATATCCGCAAGGTCTTGGAATCGGTCGGCTGGAATTTCTCCCGCGCGGCGGAGGTTTTGGGGATTCACCGCAATACGCTGCGGCTGAAGATTCGGGAATACGGGATTTCGGAAAACCCTGAATGA
- a CDS encoding ATP-binding protein: MPTSAFKRVLTLKTTLLFAVILAVLFAGLAFFGIQKSKRDLLALMSQQAEGLLETLSLASMNALKANRLLESMVESRLSDLGYFVADLWENHSLSADALSQIANEAQLDYINLLSPGGKLLLSNSRGRENDFYSPVFDSNLADYLKNGDRDRAFSYRLPDDFLAGERMAVFVRTAKGIVNLVADQTFMKNFQHEVGIGYLVQKIAASPGVAYVVLQSPEGIILASRDVSRMTSIPGEPFLENALSSPHLATRLTDFEGNQVFEAVHSFSAPDFPTSLFRVGLSLEGFQSISASFRYQIIFFSALLFLLGLVAYGYFASTESVKTLETSFSRLKETTDKILEDMDAAVVVVDAQGKIGLANRQAEKLLGVTENDKTRYADVFRNDELVLADVLKNRRPKSGWQLQRGEQLLLGSSSPLFGLNGELEGAVAVISDLTRTKKLEEEAKKSERLALLGNLAAGVAHEIRNPLNTISIAAQRLKNEFSVTSDQAEFERFVAAVETEARRINQSISEFLGLVRSEKLQKIKTKWSNFWNELITAAQLEGNPKRIKVEADTAVDIELEIDASQLKRALFNLVRNGCEATPEGGQLTLKNRTVPSENRLEITVQDDGPGIPADVLAKIFDPYFTTKAAGTGLGLAIAHRIITEHNGKIEVQTAPGKGTIFTVNLRLS, encoded by the coding sequence ATGCCGACTTCTGCCTTCAAGCGGGTTTTGACGCTTAAAACCACCCTGCTTTTCGCTGTAATACTGGCCGTGCTTTTTGCCGGGCTGGCGTTTTTTGGAATTCAGAAGTCGAAAAGGGACTTGCTGGCCTTGATGAGCCAGCAGGCGGAAGGGCTTCTGGAAACGCTTTCGCTGGCCTCAATGAATGCCCTGAAGGCCAACCGGCTTTTGGAAAGTATGGTGGAAAGCAGGCTTTCCGATTTGGGCTACTTTGTCGCCGACTTGTGGGAAAACCACAGCCTTTCGGCCGATGCCCTATCACAAATCGCCAACGAGGCGCAGCTGGATTATATCAACCTTCTTTCTCCAGGCGGGAAACTTTTGCTCAGCAATTCGCGCGGCCGGGAAAACGATTTTTACAGCCCTGTTTTCGATTCAAACTTGGCCGATTATCTGAAAAACGGCGACCGCGACCGGGCCTTCTCCTACCGGCTTCCGGATGATTTTTTGGCCGGGGAGCGGATGGCCGTTTTTGTACGCACGGCCAAGGGAATCGTGAACCTGGTGGCCGACCAGACCTTTATGAAAAATTTTCAACACGAGGTCGGCATCGGCTACCTGGTTCAAAAAATCGCCGCCTCGCCGGGGGTCGCGTACGTCGTTTTGCAGTCGCCGGAGGGAATCATTCTCGCCTCGCGCGACGTTTCCCGGATGACCAGCATTCCGGGGGAGCCCTTTTTGGAAAACGCGCTTTCCTCCCCTCATCTGGCAACCCGGCTGACCGATTTCGAGGGGAATCAGGTCTTCGAGGCCGTGCATTCGTTTTCCGCGCCGGACTTCCCGACATCCCTCTTCCGGGTCGGGCTCTCGCTGGAAGGGTTTCAGTCAATTTCGGCCTCCTTCCGTTATCAGATAATTTTCTTTTCCGCCCTGCTTTTCCTTTTGGGACTGGTGGCCTACGGCTATTTTGCCTCGACGGAGTCGGTAAAAACCTTGGAAACCAGTTTTTCGCGGCTAAAGGAAACGACCGATAAAATCTTGGAGGATATGGATGCGGCAGTGGTGGTGGTTGATGCGCAAGGAAAAATCGGTTTGGCAAACCGGCAGGCGGAAAAACTTTTGGGCGTTACGGAGAACGACAAAACAAGATATGCGGATGTTTTCCGAAATGACGAGCTGGTATTGGCGGATGTTCTGAAAAATCGGCGCCCAAAGAGCGGTTGGCAGCTTCAACGGGGAGAGCAATTACTCTTGGGCTCCTCCTCCCCCTTGTTCGGGTTGAACGGGGAACTGGAAGGCGCGGTGGCGGTCATCAGCGATTTGACTCGGACAAAGAAGCTGGAGGAGGAGGCCAAGAAAAGTGAGCGGCTGGCGCTTTTGGGCAATCTGGCGGCGGGGGTGGCGCACGAAATTCGGAATCCACTGAACACCATCTCGATTGCCGCCCAGCGGTTGAAAAACGAGTTCTCGGTTACTTCCGACCAGGCCGAGTTTGAAAGGTTTGTCGCCGCCGTGGAAACGGAAGCCCGGCGGATAAACCAGTCGATCTCGGAGTTTTTGGGGCTGGTTCGAAGCGAGAAGCTTCAAAAAATCAAAACAAAATGGTCAAACTTCTGGAACGAACTGATCACCGCCGCGCAGCTGGAAGGAAACCCGAAGCGTATAAAAGTTGAAGCCGATACTGCCGTTGATATCGAACTGGAAATCGATGCTTCGCAGCTGAAAAGGGCATTATTTAACCTGGTGCGAAATGGGTGCGAAGCGACTCCGGAAGGTGGACAATTGACCTTGAAAAATCGAACCGTCCCCTCCGAAAACCGGCTGGAAATCACCGTTCAAGACGATGGGCCGGGGATTCCGGCCGACGTATTGGCAAAAATCTTTGACCCCTATTTCACCACCAAAGCCGCCGGCACCGGCCTGGGGCTGGCAATAGCCCATCGTATAATTACCGAGCATAATGGAAAAATCGAGGTTCAAACCGCTCCTGGAAAAGGAACGATCTTTACCGTTAACCTTCGCCTTTCATAA
- a CDS encoding Nramp family divalent metal transporter has protein sequence MKILSRWRQLFVILAILGPGFITSNVDNDAGGITTYSIAGAHFGYRFLWTFVPITFLLILIQEMSARMGVVTGKGLSDLIREEFGVKITFYFLIILVAANYANTVAEFAGVAASLEIFRVGREWSVPIAGILVWLLAVKGTYKSVEKIFLLATLFYAADIVTGFMAKPDWSEVVRGLTVPKMNFNPGEIGILIALVGTTIAPWMQFYLQSAIVEKDVKIEHLKFSRLDVLAGSVVVSIVAAFIVIACAATLYTQNIRVSTAEEAALALRPLAGDYAAFLFSFGLLNASLFAASILPLSTAYVVCEGMGWENGVNKTFAEAPQFYGLYSLLILLGVLTVIVPGLPLIKVMYWSQVLNGILLPLTLAFMVIIINKPKVMGKYVNKKFVNFVTVTAVGILTFLSLSLVISAL, from the coding sequence GTGAAGATTCTCTCCCGCTGGCGGCAGCTCTTCGTCATTCTGGCCATCTTGGGGCCGGGGTTCATCACTTCCAACGTGGACAACGATGCCGGCGGGATTACCACCTACTCCATTGCCGGAGCGCATTTCGGCTACCGGTTTCTGTGGACCTTCGTCCCGATAACCTTTCTTTTAATCCTGATACAGGAAATGTCCGCCCGGATGGGGGTGGTGACGGGGAAGGGGCTTTCCGATTTAATCCGCGAGGAATTCGGCGTTAAAATCACCTTTTACTTTCTAATCATTTTGGTTGCCGCCAATTACGCCAACACCGTGGCGGAGTTTGCCGGCGTCGCCGCCAGTTTGGAGATTTTCCGCGTAGGCCGCGAATGGAGTGTGCCGATTGCCGGCATTTTGGTGTGGCTTCTGGCGGTCAAGGGAACCTATAAATCGGTGGAAAAAATCTTTTTGTTGGCCACCCTTTTTTACGCCGCCGACATCGTCACCGGTTTTATGGCCAAGCCGGACTGGAGCGAGGTGGTACGGGGACTGACCGTTCCCAAAATGAACTTCAATCCCGGCGAAATCGGGATTCTCATCGCCCTGGTGGGAACGACCATTGCCCCCTGGATGCAGTTTTATTTGCAGTCCGCCATCGTGGAAAAAGACGTCAAAATTGAGCATCTGAAGTTTTCCCGCCTCGACGTTTTGGCCGGCTCGGTGGTGGTCTCCATCGTGGCGGCCTTCATTGTCATCGCCTGCGCGGCAACTTTGTACACCCAGAACATTCGGGTCTCCACAGCCGAGGAGGCCGCCCTGGCCCTGCGGCCCCTTGCCGGGGATTATGCGGCTTTTCTATTTTCATTCGGTCTTCTAAACGCCTCCCTTTTTGCCGCCTCGATTCTCCCCCTCTCCACGGCCTACGTGGTGTGCGAGGGGATGGGCTGGGAAAACGGGGTGAACAAAACTTTTGCCGAAGCGCCGCAGTTTTACGGGCTTTATTCGCTTTTGATTTTGTTGGGGGTTTTGACCGTCATCGTTCCAGGCCTGCCGCTTATAAAGGTGATGTACTGGTCGCAGGTTTTGAACGGAATTCTTTTGCCCCTGACTTTGGCCTTTATGGTCATCATCATCAACAAGCCGAAGGTAATGGGGAAATACGTCAACAAGAAATTTGTCAATTTCGTCACCGTCACGGCAGTGGGAATTTTGACCTTCCTTTCCCTCTCGCTGGTGATTTCAGCGTTATAA